The following coding sequences lie in one Lolium perenne isolate Kyuss_39 chromosome 2, Kyuss_2.0, whole genome shotgun sequence genomic window:
- the LOC127335046 gene encoding mitochondrial phosphate carrier protein 3, mitochondrial, whose protein sequence is MAVSESSRNALLPSFLYAAPVAAGSTTTTSAAAGLGGRGLVAPSGAASTGPAVWAHSPSEPARKIEMYSPAFYAACTAGGIASCGLTHMTVTPLDLVKCNMQINPAKYKSISSGFGVLLKEQGAKGFFRGWVPTLIGYSGQGACKFGFYEFFKKYYSDIAGPENAAKYKTLIYLAGSASAEVIADVALCPMEAVKVRVQTQPGFARGLSDGLPKFVKAEGYAGLYKGIVPLWGRQIPYTMMKFASFETIVEMIYKYAIPAPKSECSKPLQLGVSFAGGYVAGVFCAIVSHPADNLVSFLNNAQGATVGDAVKKLGLWGLFTRGLPLRIVMIGTLTGAQWGIYDAFKVMVGLPTTGGVAPTPAAAGEQLKG, encoded by the exons ATGGCCGTCTCCGAGAGCTCGCGCAACGCGCTCCTGCCCAGCTTCCTGTACGCGGCCCCCGTCGCCGCTGGCTCGACCACCACAACCTCGGCCGCCGCTGGCCTGGGTGGCCGCGGGCTCGTCGCGCCGTCTGGCGCTGCGTCGACGGGGCCCGCGGTGTGGGCGCACTCGCCTAGCGAGCCGGCCCGCAAGATAGAAATGTACTCGCCGGCGTTCTACGCGGCGTGCACGGCCGGCGGCATCGCCAGCTGCGGTCTCACCCACATGACCGTGACGCCGCTCGATCTCGTAAAATGTAACATGCAG ATCAATCCAGCCAAGTACAAGAGCATCTCCTCAGGATTTGGTGTCCTCTTGAAAGAGCAAGGGGCAAAGGGTTTCTTCAGAGGCTGGGTGCCTACTCTGATCGGTTACAGTGGTCAAGGCGCGTGCAAGTTTGGCTTCTATGAGTTCTTCAAGAAGTACTACTCGGATATTGCTGGACCTGAGAATGCGGCCAAGTACAAGACTTTGATCTATCTTGCTGGTTCTGCTTCGGCTGAGGTCATTGCAGATGTTGCCCTCTGCCCTATGGAGGCTGTGAAGGTGCGTGTGCAGACACAGCCTGGCTTCGCGAGAGGTTTATCTGATGGGCTCCCTAAGTTTGTGAAGGCTGAAGGATATGCTGG ATTGTACAAGGGGATCGTTCCACTCTGGGGCCGTCAAATTCCAT ACACCATGATGAAATTCGCCTCTTTTGAGACGATCGTTGAGATGATCTACAAGTATGCAATTCCCGCACCCAAGAGTGAGTGCAGCAAGCCTCTCCAGCTGGGAGTGAGCTTCGCAGGCGGCTATGTTGCTGGAGTGTTCTGCGCAATAGTTTCACACCCAGCAGACAACCTTGTTTCGTTTCTCAACAATGCTCAGGGTGCAACTGTTGGTGAT GCTGTGAAGAAGCTTGGTCTGTGGGGTCTGTTCACGCGTGGACTGCCTCTGCGTATCGTGATGATCGGTACTCTCACCGGAGCACAGTGGGGTATCTATGATGCTTTTAAAGTCATGGTTGGATT GCCAACTACTGGTGGAGTTGCTCCAACACCTGCAGCTGCTGGAGAGCAGCTGAAGGGCTGA